In a single window of the Saccharothrix australiensis genome:
- a CDS encoding alpha/beta fold hydrolase, translating into MGHVTSADGTRIAYSRVGSGPPLIIVDGALCHRAFGPAGQLAEALAPHFTVHTYDRRGRGDSGDTGPYDVAREVEDIAALIGEAGGRAHLFGMSSGGTLVAEAVHRGVPVDRFAVYESPMIVDGTRAPMRADFPARVERAVAEGRRGDAVKLFMDYVGTPKIVTAVMRVTPPWKKLTAVAHTLPNDLAVVGEFQRGTPPPVDRWAGAKAPGLVIAGGKSPDYLRNAQAALARALPDAELKVLDGQTHMVKARVTAPVLVEFFTR; encoded by the coding sequence ATGGGGCACGTCACGTCCGCGGACGGCACGAGGATCGCGTACAGCCGGGTGGGATCGGGACCCCCGTTGATCATCGTCGACGGCGCGCTGTGCCACCGCGCGTTCGGCCCGGCGGGGCAGTTGGCGGAAGCGCTCGCACCGCACTTCACCGTCCACACCTACGACCGCCGCGGTCGGGGCGACAGCGGTGACACCGGGCCGTACGACGTGGCGCGCGAGGTGGAGGACATCGCCGCGCTGATCGGGGAGGCGGGCGGTCGGGCGCACCTGTTCGGGATGTCCTCGGGTGGGACGCTGGTCGCCGAGGCCGTGCACCGGGGAGTCCCGGTGGACCGGTTCGCGGTCTACGAGTCGCCGATGATCGTGGACGGCACGCGGGCGCCGATGCGCGCCGACTTCCCGGCGCGGGTGGAGCGGGCCGTGGCGGAGGGGCGGCGCGGCGACGCGGTGAAGCTGTTCATGGACTACGTCGGCACGCCGAAGATCGTCACGGCGGTGATGCGGGTGACGCCGCCGTGGAAGAAGCTCACGGCCGTCGCGCACACCCTGCCGAACGACCTCGCGGTGGTCGGCGAGTTCCAGCGCGGCACGCCGCCGCCGGTCGACCGCTGGGCGGGCGCGAAGGCGCCGGGCCTGGTCATCGCCGGCGGCAAGAGCCCCGACTACCTGCGCAACGCCCAGGCCGCCCTGGCGCGGGCGCTGCCGGACGCGGAGCTGAAGGTCCTCGACGGGCAGACGCACATGGTCAAGGCGCGGGTGACCGCGCCGGTGCTGGTCGAGTTCTTCACCCGCTGA
- a CDS encoding SAM-dependent methyltransferase: MPTTSSGTAAPVFIDTTKASIARVYDAFLNGKDNYEIDREVLRSVQRVAPEAATLAVDNRSFLIRVTRFVASQTGITQFLDCGSGLPTAENTHQVAQRIQPDATVVYVDNDPVVLAHGRALLEENDQTHFSAADIFKPQEILQDETVRKHIDFDQPLALFQLGTLHHYNGQSPTTAEIMGEYIEALPVGSYVAISHFLDPETEEHSAIARRMEETFLHSPMGSGRFATRSELLSLFHGLELVEPGLVICADWWPDGPRLRKLDAVSHCIAGAVARKL, translated from the coding sequence ATGCCGACCACGTCCTCGGGCACCGCCGCCCCCGTCTTCATCGACACCACCAAGGCCAGTATCGCCAGGGTCTACGACGCCTTCCTCAACGGCAAGGACAACTACGAGATCGACCGGGAAGTGCTGCGCAGCGTCCAGCGCGTCGCGCCGGAGGCCGCGACGCTGGCCGTGGACAACAGGTCCTTCCTCATCCGGGTCACCCGGTTCGTCGCGAGCCAGACGGGGATCACCCAGTTCCTGGACTGCGGTTCCGGGTTGCCGACCGCCGAGAACACCCACCAGGTGGCACAACGGATCCAGCCGGACGCCACCGTCGTCTACGTGGACAACGACCCCGTGGTGCTCGCCCACGGCCGCGCGCTGCTGGAGGAGAACGACCAGACGCACTTCTCCGCGGCGGACATCTTCAAGCCGCAGGAAATCCTGCAGGACGAGACCGTGCGCAAGCACATCGACTTCGACCAGCCGCTCGCGCTGTTCCAGCTCGGGACGCTGCACCACTACAACGGGCAGTCGCCGACCACCGCCGAGATCATGGGCGAGTACATCGAGGCGCTGCCGGTCGGCTCGTACGTGGCGATCAGCCACTTCCTGGACCCGGAGACCGAGGAGCACTCCGCGATCGCGCGCCGGATGGAGGAGACGTTCCTGCACTCCCCGATGGGTTCCGGCCGGTTCGCGACGCGCTCGGAGCTGCTGTCCCTGTTCCACGGCCTGGAGCTGGTCGAGCCGGGCCTGGTGATCTGCGCGGACTGGTGGCCCGACGGGCCGCGCCTGCGCAAGCTCGACGCCGTGTCGCACTGCATCGCTGGCGCGGTCGCGCGGAAGCTCTAG
- a CDS encoding helix-turn-helix domain-containing protein: MAIVDPDGSSADRDSGPTALRIVLGSQLRRLREAVEISRADAGYAIRGSESKISRMELGRVGLKERDVSDLLTMYGMTDEDARDKFLAMVRRSNEPGWWHRYTDLMPDWFQDYVGLEEAATRILTYEAQFVPGLLQTEDYAMAIASHGRPELAGPAVKRRVSLRMQRQRIMSRPSAPRLWAVIDESVLHRPIGGRQVLLDQIEHLLSVTAIAPVTLQIVPYPLSGYAAEGSFTMLRFGEPDLPDIVYLEHLAGALYLDKLEELEIYSRVFDRLTVDAETPDRSRQMLMKIRADL, from the coding sequence ATGGCGATTGTTGACCCCGACGGCTCGTCGGCCGACCGGGACAGCGGCCCGACCGCGCTCCGCATCGTGCTGGGCTCGCAGCTGCGCCGGCTCCGCGAGGCGGTGGAGATCAGCCGCGCGGACGCGGGCTACGCCATCCGCGGCTCGGAGTCGAAGATCAGCCGGATGGAGCTGGGCCGCGTCGGCCTGAAGGAACGCGACGTCTCCGACCTGCTGACCATGTACGGGATGACGGACGAGGACGCGCGGGACAAGTTCCTCGCGATGGTCCGGCGGTCGAACGAGCCGGGCTGGTGGCACCGGTACACCGACCTGATGCCGGACTGGTTCCAGGACTACGTCGGCCTGGAGGAGGCCGCGACCCGCATCCTGACCTACGAGGCGCAGTTCGTGCCGGGCCTGCTCCAGACCGAGGACTACGCGATGGCCATCGCGAGCCACGGCCGCCCCGAGCTGGCCGGCCCGGCGGTGAAGCGGAGGGTGTCGCTGCGGATGCAGCGCCAGCGGATCATGTCCCGCCCGAGCGCGCCGCGGCTGTGGGCGGTCATCGACGAGTCGGTCCTCCACCGGCCGATCGGCGGGCGCCAGGTCCTGCTCGACCAGATCGAGCACTTGCTCTCCGTAACGGCGATCGCGCCGGTGACGCTCCAGATCGTGCCGTACCCGCTGAGCGGGTACGCGGCGGAGGGTTCGTTCACGATGCTGCGGTTCGGCGAGCCCGACCTGCCGGACATCGTGTACCTCGAACACCTCGCCGGTGCCCTCTACCTGGACAAACTCGAAGAGCTGGAGATCTACAGCCGCGTGTTCGACCGGCTGACGGTGGACGCGGAGACGCCGGACAGAAGCCGACAGATGCTCATGAAGATCCGAGCGGACCTCTGA
- a CDS encoding DUF397 domain-containing protein, producing MAVVAHNGMSAAELSGVTWRKSARSGANGNCVEVALLDSGDIAMRNSRFPDGPALVYTRAEVAAFVAGVRDGEFDDLVD from the coding sequence ATGGCCGTCGTGGCACACAACGGCATGTCCGCGGCCGAGTTGTCGGGCGTGACGTGGCGGAAGAGCGCTCGCAGTGGCGCCAACGGCAACTGCGTGGAAGTCGCTCTCCTGGACAGCGGCGACATCGCGATGCGCAACTCCCGGTTCCCGGACGGCCCCGCCCTCGTCTACACGCGAGCGGAGGTCGCGGCCTTCGTGGCCGGTGTCCGGGACGGGGAGTTCGATGACCTCGTCGACTGA
- a CDS encoding TetR/AcrR family transcriptional regulator, protein MPRPRSLTQNDLAVAALAVIDREGLPALSMRAVAQELGMGTMSLYRYVTDRTELEALVLDLVLSAVDTGPPDAPWPDQVAALFVRVRDAVAAHPAAVPLTMTHRHRCPALLRWTEAVLEVLTAAGFTGTRRVVALRSLLGYLIGALQLEHFGPLSGPGTEVMAEQTEYPLLADTASTARRLADAEFRHGLSVVLRGLAAD, encoded by the coding sequence ATGCCACGACCCAGATCCCTCACCCAGAACGACCTCGCCGTCGCCGCGCTCGCCGTGATCGACCGCGAAGGTCTGCCCGCCCTGTCCATGCGCGCGGTAGCGCAGGAACTCGGGATGGGCACCATGTCGCTGTACCGGTACGTCACCGACCGGACCGAACTGGAAGCGCTGGTCCTCGACCTCGTGCTGTCCGCGGTGGACACCGGCCCGCCCGACGCGCCGTGGCCCGACCAGGTCGCGGCGCTGTTCGTGCGGGTCCGGGACGCCGTCGCGGCACACCCGGCCGCCGTGCCGCTGACGATGACCCACCGCCACCGCTGTCCCGCGCTGCTGCGCTGGACGGAAGCGGTGCTGGAGGTGCTGACCGCGGCCGGCTTCACCGGCACGCGGCGGGTCGTCGCGCTGCGCTCGCTGCTCGGCTACCTCATCGGCGCGCTGCAACTGGAGCACTTCGGCCCGCTGTCCGGGCCGGGAACGGAGGTGATGGCGGAGCAGACCGAGTACCCGCTGCTCGCGGACACCGCGTCGACCGCGCGGAGGTTGGCCGACGCCGAGTTCCGCCACGGCTTGAGCGTCGTGCTGCGCGGCTTGGCGGCGGACTGA
- a CDS encoding peroxiredoxin-like family protein translates to MIEVREWEAVQGGVVRVPDPERLVHLQFRRFAGCPVCNLHLRTIVARHDEIRARGITEVVVFHSSAAELLPHVRDLPFAVIGDPEKRLYAEFGVESAPRALLDPRAWGAIVRGLARDLVPAIRGRRPLPTPSGGRLGLPADFLIAPDGRLIAEKRGVHADDQWSVDELLAAAT, encoded by the coding sequence GTGATCGAGGTACGCGAGTGGGAGGCGGTCCAGGGTGGCGTGGTGCGGGTGCCCGACCCGGAACGCCTGGTGCACCTCCAGTTCCGCCGGTTCGCCGGCTGCCCGGTGTGCAACCTGCACCTGCGGACGATCGTCGCGCGGCACGACGAGATCCGGGCGCGGGGCATCACCGAGGTCGTCGTGTTCCACTCGTCGGCCGCCGAGCTGCTGCCGCACGTCCGCGACCTGCCGTTCGCCGTCATCGGCGACCCGGAGAAGCGCCTCTACGCCGAGTTCGGCGTCGAGTCTGCGCCGCGCGCCCTGCTCGACCCCCGAGCCTGGGGAGCGATCGTGCGCGGGCTGGCGCGGGACCTCGTCCCCGCGATCCGGGGCCGCCGCCCGCTGCCGACGCCGTCCGGTGGCCGGCTGGGCCTGCCCGCGGACTTTCTCATCGCGCCGGACGGCCGGCTGATCGCCGAGAAGCGCGGCGTCCACGCCGATGACCAGTGGTCGGTGGACGAGCTGCTGGCCGCCGCGACCTGA
- a CDS encoding Fic family protein has translation MNVPPLPAGQWAPVPRLPGIPEALLREGAYLPPPLPSDLPLPAATHRLVAEAEHALGRLDEAAARLRVRSGLVRATQVRDAQASAGLTGVLIGLREALAADLLAGRGDPPVDRSAPEQLLSPYLSAYDHGLDRVRRGAVVDAGLVGEMTAIMTGRPGLGLRDLLRREPGVLGVRPDRPYLLTATGAHLVAQLEQWSTWVREEDEQPRLAKIALAHYQLEVLQPFPTANGHVARVFSMLEMVRCGLLRDQVLPLSVWLDDTLPEYEERIRAVVDTGRVHDWVGFFARAVRDQALAQLRLVGHLEELAERYARLLPRTGKLPEVAAALIGFPVVDHRAVRDRHGVTMKAATDLTRRLVERRVLVPWDFRDYRRVFVCRDVLRLLADDPDTTALP, from the coding sequence ATGAACGTCCCTCCCCTGCCAGCAGGGCAGTGGGCACCGGTACCCCGCCTACCCGGCATCCCCGAGGCGCTCCTGCGCGAAGGCGCCTACCTGCCACCGCCGCTGCCGTCGGACCTGCCGCTGCCCGCGGCCACCCACCGGCTCGTCGCCGAGGCCGAGCACGCCCTCGGCCGACTCGACGAGGCCGCCGCGCGGCTGCGCGTGCGGTCCGGGCTGGTCCGCGCCACCCAGGTGCGGGACGCGCAGGCGTCGGCCGGCCTGACCGGCGTGCTGATCGGCCTGCGGGAAGCGCTCGCGGCGGACCTCCTCGCCGGCCGGGGCGACCCGCCGGTGGACCGGTCCGCGCCGGAGCAGCTGCTCTCGCCCTACCTGTCGGCCTACGACCACGGCCTCGACCGCGTCCGGCGCGGCGCGGTGGTCGACGCCGGGCTGGTCGGGGAGATGACGGCGATCATGACCGGGCGGCCCGGCCTCGGCCTGCGCGACCTGCTGCGCCGCGAGCCCGGTGTGCTCGGCGTCCGCCCCGACCGCCCCTACCTGCTGACCGCGACCGGCGCGCACCTCGTGGCGCAGCTGGAGCAGTGGTCGACGTGGGTGCGCGAGGAGGACGAGCAGCCGAGGCTGGCCAAGATCGCGCTGGCCCACTACCAGCTTGAGGTGCTGCAACCGTTCCCCACCGCGAACGGGCACGTGGCGCGGGTGTTCTCGATGCTGGAGATGGTGCGGTGCGGCCTGTTGCGCGACCAGGTGCTGCCGCTGTCGGTGTGGCTGGACGACACCCTGCCCGAGTACGAGGAGCGCATCCGCGCGGTGGTCGACACCGGGCGGGTCCACGACTGGGTCGGGTTCTTCGCGCGCGCCGTCCGGGATCAGGCGCTGGCGCAGCTGCGGCTGGTCGGCCACCTGGAGGAGCTGGCCGAGCGGTACGCCCGGCTGCTGCCGCGGACGGGGAAGCTGCCGGAGGTCGCCGCCGCGTTGATCGGCTTCCCGGTGGTCGACCACCGGGCCGTGCGCGACCGGCACGGGGTGACCATGAAGGCCGCCACCGACCTCACCCGGCGGCTGGTCGAGCGCCGCGTCCTCGTGCCGTGGGACTTCCGCGACTACCGACGGGTGTTCGTCTGCCGCGACGTGCTGCGCCTGCTGGCCGACGACCCGGACACCACCGCCCTGCCGTGA
- a CDS encoding tetratricopeptide repeat protein codes for MSDQAKQLLRVVRRALGHDTGEPGPADTADVRRWFAERLDDVVAAVLEADGTAVALFTDVWAALPPDADETWCRRLYDCAAPLAAALPTSRSLAAAFRAGAEALRAHGLHRLAAALGMRELAIRRLLDEPEPIVDALAALSATYRAQGRLHRVIGCADEALELNIVHERPAGIARSLAHLGALMIEAGRLDTAVNYLTRADRVFEGLPPDPDRARARVLLARALWLSGDEAAARRRLQRALPDLSGDDAVEARRLLDLPPGVPPTGDPEPTGDDRAADLPEPAEDPGPAADREPTDDPEPLADQGPLADQGPAEDREPAENPDPAAGPSAAPGRDHPGRRPDG; via the coding sequence GTGAGCGACCAGGCCAAGCAGTTGCTGCGGGTCGTGCGGCGCGCCCTCGGCCACGACACCGGGGAGCCCGGCCCGGCCGACACCGCCGACGTGCGCCGCTGGTTCGCCGAACGGCTCGACGACGTGGTCGCGGCGGTGCTGGAGGCCGACGGGACCGCCGTCGCGCTGTTCACCGACGTGTGGGCGGCCCTGCCGCCGGACGCCGACGAGACCTGGTGCCGCCGGCTCTACGACTGCGCGGCGCCGCTGGCCGCCGCGCTGCCCACGTCGCGGTCGCTGGCGGCGGCGTTCCGGGCGGGCGCGGAGGCGCTGCGGGCACACGGGCTCCACCGGCTCGCCGCCGCGCTCGGGATGCGGGAACTGGCCATCCGGCGGCTGCTGGACGAGCCGGAACCGATCGTGGACGCGCTGGCCGCCCTGTCCGCCACCTACCGCGCGCAGGGCCGCCTGCACCGGGTCATCGGGTGCGCGGACGAGGCGCTGGAGCTGAACATCGTGCACGAGCGGCCGGCCGGCATCGCGCGCTCGCTCGCCCACCTGGGCGCGCTGATGATCGAGGCGGGCAGGCTCGACACGGCGGTCAACTACCTGACCCGCGCGGACCGGGTGTTCGAGGGCCTGCCGCCGGACCCGGACCGGGCGCGGGCGCGGGTGCTGCTGGCCCGCGCCCTGTGGCTGTCCGGTGACGAGGCCGCCGCGCGCCGCCGATTGCAGCGCGCGCTGCCCGACCTCTCCGGCGACGACGCGGTGGAGGCTCGCCGGCTGCTCGACCTGCCGCCGGGCGTGCCGCCGACCGGCGACCCGGAACCGACCGGGGACGACCGGGCGGCCGACCTCCCGGAGCCGGCCGAAGACCCCGGACCCGCGGCCGACCGCGAACCCACCGACGACCCGGAACCGCTCGCCGACCAGGGACCGCTCGCCGACCAGGGACCCGCCGAGGACCGGGAGCCGGCCGAGAACCCGGACCCGGCGGCCGGCCCGAGCGCGGCACCGGGCCGGGACCACCCTGGCCGGCGACCCGACGGCTGA
- a CDS encoding helix-turn-helix domain-containing protein: MPKTIRLRTAAFAKAALLAGYPSDYALAKAMGVNRSTVARVLNGELRPGPAFIGGALTALAPMQFEDLFEVVAAGAGDD, encoded by the coding sequence ATGCCGAAGACGATCAGGCTCCGCACCGCGGCCTTCGCCAAGGCCGCGCTCCTGGCGGGCTACCCCTCGGACTACGCGCTGGCCAAGGCGATGGGGGTGAACCGGTCGACGGTGGCCCGCGTGCTCAACGGCGAGCTGCGCCCCGGTCCCGCGTTCATCGGCGGCGCGCTCACCGCACTCGCGCCGATGCAGTTCGAGGACCTCTTCGAGGTGGTCGCCGCGGGCGCCGGGGACGACTGA
- a CDS encoding helix-turn-helix domain-containing protein encodes MTDDENTSSGWWDYLQANLRARGMSTGELARGARVDRSRLTDWKRGGKASVDSARAVAALFGVSPLEAMVAAGVISREEAALREVRPDPALLGDEELVEELRRRLRNC; translated from the coding sequence ATGACCGATGACGAGAACACTTCCTCGGGCTGGTGGGACTACCTCCAGGCCAACCTCCGGGCGCGGGGCATGTCCACCGGCGAGCTGGCCCGTGGCGCGCGGGTCGACCGGAGTCGCCTGACCGACTGGAAGCGGGGCGGCAAGGCGTCCGTCGACTCCGCGCGGGCCGTCGCCGCGCTGTTCGGGGTGAGCCCGCTGGAGGCGATGGTCGCGGCGGGGGTGATCAGCCGGGAGGAGGCGGCGCTGCGCGAGGTGCGGCCGGACCCGGCGCTGCTCGGCGACGAGGAGTTGGTGGAGGAGCTGAGGCGCAGGCTGCGCAACTGCTGA
- a CDS encoding AraC family transcriptional regulator yields MRGTTVLPGTPCQTPRVGELPMHRLEVPMPNALPFAIGTFEAIGPMSRANFPHRHTFHEIVYVTGGTGTHVVDLARWELSPPHLCVIAPGQVHHWVDTRDLEGFVVLFTDDFLIDHPADRDLLRRLSERPWLTLDDATHASLSGLIAELDVEYRAREVGVESVLRSLLHVLIVRAARLPETPAAAPPARTGAVAEEFARLAGRPDVDLWSVRAYAERIGVTPGYLTEAVKAATGRTPSELVREARASEAKRLLARTDLTVRQIAARVGFADPAYFCRFFRRETGVSPGDFRRTGDIRRLPQGDGVHSYDRPRDTPRPTAPVHRPRQGVSIGSL; encoded by the coding sequence ATGCGTGGCACAACCGTGTTACCGGGCACGCCCTGTCAGACACCGCGCGTGGGTGAACTGCCGATGCACCGGTTGGAGGTGCCGATGCCCAACGCGCTGCCGTTCGCGATCGGCACGTTCGAGGCGATCGGCCCGATGTCCCGCGCGAACTTCCCGCACCGGCACACGTTTCACGAGATCGTGTACGTCACGGGCGGGACCGGCACCCACGTCGTCGACCTGGCCCGCTGGGAGTTGAGCCCGCCCCACCTGTGCGTCATCGCGCCGGGCCAGGTGCACCACTGGGTCGACACGCGGGACCTGGAGGGCTTCGTCGTCCTGTTCACGGACGACTTCCTGATCGACCACCCCGCGGACCGGGACCTGCTGCGCAGGCTGAGCGAGCGGCCCTGGCTGACCCTGGACGACGCCACCCACGCGAGCCTGTCCGGCCTGATCGCCGAACTCGACGTGGAGTACCGGGCGCGGGAGGTCGGCGTCGAGAGCGTGCTGCGCTCCCTGCTGCACGTGCTGATCGTGCGCGCGGCGCGGCTGCCGGAGACCCCGGCCGCCGCGCCGCCCGCCCGGACCGGCGCGGTGGCCGAGGAGTTCGCGCGCCTCGCCGGCCGGCCGGACGTGGACCTGTGGTCGGTGCGCGCCTACGCGGAGCGCATCGGCGTCACGCCCGGCTACCTCACCGAGGCGGTCAAGGCGGCGACCGGGCGCACGCCGTCGGAACTGGTCCGCGAAGCGCGGGCCAGCGAGGCGAAACGGCTGCTGGCCCGGACAGACCTGACGGTTCGGCAGATCGCGGCCCGCGTCGGGTTCGCCGACCCCGCCTACTTCTGCCGGTTCTTCCGACGTGAAACAGGGGTCAGCCCTGGCGACTTCCGCCGCACGGGTGACATCCGGCGCTTGCCACAGGGTGACGGCGTTCACAGTTATGACCGCCCGCGAGATACACCACGACCAACCGCCCCAGTCCATCGTCCGCGCCAGGGGGTCTCCATAGGTTCGTTATGA
- a CDS encoding carbohydrate-binding protein: MDGDHSTNEESTDSRSISRRPVLRAALAAGVAVPAALMGVPALARTVPSTGGTLELTPECDDGDDPTPAQTEGPYFKPNSPQRTSLVEPGTVGTRLTVTGYVFGLACRPIANALLDFWQADNNGVYDNRGFKFRGHQFTDAQGKFTLSTIVPGLYPGRTRHIHVKVQAPGGRILTTQLYFPNEPRNNTDTIYDPRLLMTMSNNGTTRIGEYDFVLNVRQTPTSTSNPTSTSPTGPTTVPPGGTWTIGTQYAPGTTVTYGGVTYVCTQSHTAQPGWEPPNVPALWRVG, encoded by the coding sequence ATGGACGGCGACCACAGCACCAACGAGGAATCCACCGATTCCCGCAGCATCAGCCGCAGGCCGGTCCTGCGCGCGGCACTGGCCGCGGGTGTGGCCGTGCCCGCCGCGCTGATGGGTGTTCCCGCGCTGGCCCGCACCGTGCCCAGCACCGGCGGAACGCTGGAACTGACCCCGGAGTGCGACGACGGCGACGACCCGACGCCGGCGCAGACCGAGGGCCCGTACTTCAAGCCGAACTCGCCCCAGCGCACGTCGCTGGTGGAGCCGGGCACCGTCGGCACCCGCCTCACCGTCACCGGCTACGTGTTCGGCCTGGCCTGCCGGCCGATCGCCAACGCCCTGCTGGACTTCTGGCAGGCGGACAACAACGGCGTCTACGACAACCGCGGCTTCAAGTTCCGCGGGCACCAGTTCACCGACGCCCAGGGCAAGTTCACGCTGAGCACGATCGTCCCCGGCCTGTACCCGGGCCGCACGCGGCACATCCACGTGAAGGTCCAGGCGCCCGGCGGCCGGATCCTCACCACGCAGCTGTACTTCCCGAACGAGCCGCGCAACAACACGGACACGATCTACGACCCGCGCCTGCTGATGACGATGTCGAACAACGGCACGACGCGGATCGGCGAGTACGACTTCGTGCTGAACGTGCGGCAGACGCCCACCTCCACCTCCAACCCGACCTCCACCAGCCCGACCGGCCCGACCACGGTTCCCCCCGGCGGCACCTGGACGATCGGCACGCAGTACGCGCCGGGCACCACGGTCACCTACGGCGGCGTGACCTACGTCTGCACCCAGTCCCACACCGCCCAGCCCGGCTGGGAGCCGCCGAACGTGCCCGCCCTGTGGCGGGTCGGCTGA
- the zapE gene encoding cell division protein ZapE, with product MSTDFDRAARRAGFALDPAQRAVADRLAALGRELTRRRPARGVYLWGPVGRGKTWLTTTFFQGLPLESKRRLHFHDFFRRFHAACARHLAEADAVDRAVDELLGGVRFLCFDEFHVHDPGDAMLLSRLLTSLFRRGVVLLTTSNHPPERLLPDPMYHHLFEPAIALLTAELDVVELTGERDYRTVGADVPRSEFERGHYLWPGGEDGLREVGLTPPAPGEAVELAVNGRRLTADAVRDGLVWFDFHRLCATPTSTVDYLVLAESFSHWVISGLPVLGPRSKDAAQRFANVVDVLCDRDVRLTLVADAPLERVLRDAALPLDVDRTVSRLSLLGTPVGR from the coding sequence TTGAGCACCGACTTCGACCGCGCGGCCCGGCGGGCGGGCTTCGCCCTGGACCCCGCCCAGCGCGCGGTGGCCGACCGCCTGGCCGCCCTGGGCCGCGAGCTGACCCGCCGCCGGCCGGCGCGCGGCGTGTACCTCTGGGGCCCGGTCGGGCGCGGCAAGACCTGGCTGACCACGACGTTCTTCCAGGGCCTCCCCCTGGAGTCCAAGCGCAGGCTGCACTTCCACGACTTCTTCCGGCGGTTCCACGCCGCTTGCGCGCGCCACCTCGCCGAGGCCGACGCGGTCGACCGGGCGGTGGACGAGCTGCTCGGCGGCGTCCGCTTCCTGTGCTTCGACGAGTTCCACGTGCACGACCCGGGCGACGCGATGCTGCTGTCCCGGCTGCTGACCTCGTTGTTCCGGCGGGGTGTCGTGCTGCTGACGACGTCCAACCACCCGCCGGAGCGGCTGCTGCCCGACCCGATGTACCACCACCTGTTCGAACCCGCGATCGCCCTGCTCACCGCCGAGCTGGACGTCGTGGAGCTGACGGGCGAGCGGGACTACCGGACGGTCGGCGCGGACGTGCCGCGGTCGGAGTTCGAGCGCGGCCACTACCTGTGGCCCGGCGGGGAGGACGGGCTGCGCGAGGTCGGGCTGACGCCGCCCGCCCCCGGCGAGGCCGTCGAGCTGGCGGTCAACGGGCGGCGGCTCACCGCCGACGCCGTGCGCGACGGCCTGGTGTGGTTCGACTTCCACCGCCTCTGCGCCACACCGACGTCCACAGTGGACTACCTCGTGCTCGCGGAGTCGTTCTCCCACTGGGTGATCTCCGGCCTGCCGGTGCTCGGCCCGAGGTCGAAGGACGCGGCGCAGCGGTTCGCGAACGTGGTGGACGTCCTGTGCGACCGCGACGTCCGCCTCACGCTGGTCGCCGACGCGCCGCTGGAGCGGGTCCTGCGCGACGCGGCGCTGCCGCTCGACGTGGACCGGACCGTCAGCCGGTTGTCGTTGCTCGGGACGCCGGTCGGTCGGTAA
- a CDS encoding dihydrofolate reductase family protein, with protein sequence MRTLISTAFISLDGVVEAPGGEPGYRNSGWTFQDVEFDADAYEIKGREQDEATALLLGRVSYQAFSPVWPGMVEEFAGYNAMPKYVVSTTLREQDLVSNWGDTTILRSLDDVAALKETEGGPISVHGSATLNRGLSDAGLVDRYHLLVFPVLLGAGKRMFGSADKDRQNLELVESESYSNGIQKLVYDVVR encoded by the coding sequence ATGCGCACCCTGATCTCCACCGCGTTCATCTCGCTCGACGGCGTTGTGGAGGCGCCCGGCGGCGAACCGGGTTACCGCAACTCGGGCTGGACGTTCCAGGACGTCGAGTTCGACGCGGACGCCTACGAGATCAAGGGCCGCGAGCAGGACGAGGCCACCGCGCTGCTGCTGGGCCGGGTGAGCTACCAGGCGTTCTCGCCGGTGTGGCCGGGCATGGTGGAGGAGTTCGCCGGCTACAACGCGATGCCCAAGTACGTCGTGTCGACCACCCTCCGGGAGCAGGACCTGGTGTCGAACTGGGGCGACACCACCATCCTGCGCTCCCTGGACGACGTCGCGGCGCTCAAGGAGACCGAGGGCGGTCCGATCAGCGTCCACGGCAGCGCCACCCTGAACCGCGGCCTGTCCGACGCCGGCCTGGTGGACCGCTACCACCTGCTCGTGTTCCCGGTGCTGCTCGGCGCGGGCAAGCGGATGTTCGGCTCGGCCGACAAGGACAGGCAGAACCTGGAGCTCGTCGAGAGCGAGTCCTACTCGAACGGCATCCAGAAGCTGGTCTACGACGTGGTCCGCTGA